ATGAGTTGATGCCTCAGAATTTCTTGAAAACCATTCCTTATGCACAATTACGTCATGTATCCCGCTATTTGAAAGCCATGAGTATTCGAGCAGAAAGATTAGCCTTGGACCCTCGTAAAGATCAGGCAAAAAAGGAAAAGTTGGCACCATATCTTAATGAGTGGAAAAGACTGTATGAGAATACATCTTTATCAGAGTCGCAACAATTAGCGATACATGAGTTCTACTGGATGCTTGAGGAGTATAAGGTGTCGTTGTTTGCTGGTGAACTTCGAACTGCAATGCCTGTTTCAGCAAAACGACTGGATAGCTTTCTGGAAAAATTCAGTGTGGTGTGTGCGCTGAAAAAGGATAACAGGAAATAACCGGGATCATTTCCACTTCTTTCCATAATTACATAAAACCCGTAATTCCTTTCACATAATATCATATCTTCTTACGCTTTTGTAGAGACGCAAAATCTTGCGTCTCTACCCCCGTCGCAATCCCTTCTACATAAGGTCATCTCTTCTTACGAAGATCTAATCAGGCTAATTAATGACGCTTTATCAGAGTCGCAACAATTAGCGATACATGAATTCTACTGGATGCTTAAGGAGTATAAGGTGTCGTTGTTTGCTGGTGAACTCTGAACTGCAATGCCTGTTTCAGCAAAACGACTGGATAGCTTTCTGGAAAAATTCAGTGTGGTGTGTGCGCTGAAAAAGGATAACAGGAAATAACCGGGATCATTTCCACTTCTTTCCATAATTACATAAAACCCGTAATTCCTTTCACATAATATCATATCTTCTTACGCTTTTGTAGAGACGCAAAATCTTGCGTCTCTACCCCCGTCGCAATCCCTTCTACATAAGGTCATCTCTTCTTACAGAGAAGAAATGGAAGAAAGAATGAGAAGGGAGAGAGGTCGCAATCCCTTCTACATAAGGTCATCTCTTCTTACAGAGAAGAAATGGAAGAAAGAATGAGAAGGGAGAGAGGTCGCAATCCCTTCTACATAAGGTCATCTCTTCTTACAATAAAGAAGATTACTACAAGAATTACAAACAGATGAGTCGCAATCCCTTCTACATAAGGTCATCTCTTCTTACATGGAGAATCAGAGCAGGGACGTTGGTATTTTCAAAGTCGCAATCCCTTCTACATAAGGTCATCTCTTCTTACGATTCTTCCGACATGGATTATATTGAGCTTCCATCGGTCGCAATCCCTTCTACATAAGGTCATCTCTTCTTACATTAACGGTGGGTCACAGTCTGTAATTGGATGGCTTGGTCGCAATCCCTTCTACATAAGGTCATCTCTTCTTACCCTCGTAACATTTTATTTATCTTTTTCTGCGCAGAAAGTCGCAATCCCTTCTACATAAGGTCATCTCTTCTTACGGCGTGGATGTATCTGGTAAATGCGCCGTATAACCAGTCGCAATCCCTTCTACATAAGGTCATCTCTTCTTACAAAGATTAACAAAGCTTGAAGATGTACTTATTTCAAAGTGTCGCAATCCCTTCTACATAAGGTCATCTCTTCTTACGATGACGCTGTTCTTGCTGACGCCACGGGAAACCGGTCGCAATCCCTTCTACATAAGGTCATCTCTTCTTACTCAAATGAATACACACCAAAGGATTTTTCTAGTGAATGTCGCAATCCCTTCTACATAAGGTCATCTCTTCTTACCGCGGCATTTATAACATGTTGTAGTCATGCTGTTTATCACCTCCTTTCCGCTAAGGTATCGTTTACAAGAAGAAATGTTATGGTTTTTCATTATACCACAACCCTTAAATATTCGATAACGTATTTTAATGAAATATGTTACAGATTTCCGCCAACCTAGAGAATGTACACGTCCTCATCTTCAGTCAGTTCACCCTTTCCAAGCATTTTTACAGAGGTAACACATCCCTTGCAGAGGATATAAAACCGGATGCTGTCCTTTTCATGATCTATGTGACCGGTTAATGCCGCAAGCATCTCTTCAAAAATATCCTCATCAAGGTTGCATTCAAAGACACTGTACTGTACCCTTGTTCCGTAATCCTCCATGGTCTTTGCCACGCGGCTTCGTCTTTTATCATCAATAATGTCATAAGTTACCACAAGAAACATGAAAATGGTTTTTTTATTGTTTTAGTCCATTATCCGATATGCATCAAAATCCTTCTCATCCAGTGTTGCAGTATGCATGGCATGTGCCTGAATCTTGAATAAATCCCGATATGCCTTTTTGTCGTCATGCAGGTTGCTGATAACCTTTTTTGTCATATATTTTTCGTATTCGGCAAAGTATCGCTTCCTGGCATTGTCACTGAGAAAAACACCCTCTTCTCCCCGGTCTGTGAAGTCGCCTTCTGACAGGATATGGGTGTTGAGCAGATACAGGGTAAACCTGTCAATAATCGCGTGGCGAAACGGTTCAATCAGGTCCAGTGCGAGCGATGGTCTGCCATAATCAACGCCATGGAAAAATCCGATGTATGGGTCAAACCCTATGGCGCACACAATTGAATGCATCTCATTGCCGATAAGGGTATAACCAAGGCTCAACAGGGCATTTACGGGATCTTTTGGCGGCCTCCGCTGTCTCTTTTCGAATTTCAGTTCGCCTCGCAGCATTTTACCGAATGCCTTGAAATACACCGCCGCCGCCGCGCCTTCCACCCCCATGGCGGAATTAACTGATTCCTTATGGCGGAGTTTTGCGATACAGTCTTCCAGTTGTTTCTTGTCCTCTTCAAAGTCTATCTCCGGATGGTTCCGCGCGTAGCGCATGAGGAGTTCACGCCCGTTGTGCAATTTTGCCTGCACAATTGCCTTTGCCAGCACAAGCCTGAATTCATTGTCAAGGTGTCTCTGGTACTGCCGGATTCGAAGATGGGCATTCTTTGATTCAACGGGAGAAAGCCTGCCCCGGTATTTCCCGTAAAGGGAAAGGAAACTCACCTCAATGCCATTGTCGAGCAGAAATGCCATGGCCTGGGTGGTGATCTGCACATTGCCAAAGATCAGGACACGCTCAATCTTGAAATCAGGGATTTCAAGGAGCGTCTGTCCGTCCTTTTCAATAATCAGCCGTTTTGATGTCTTGCTGAGTTTGGAGCCCTGTTCGGTCAGATAGATGGTTGCCATGTATCTTATTTTGTAAGTTGTATTGTGCTTTGTGGAAGTTGCACCATTTCAATTCTCTTTTTCTTTTCACTTTTATAAATAGTCTTTAAAAGCAGAGATATTTTCTCCAATATCAATGGTACTTTCTCTTCGTATAAACTGCTATTGATAGCAGAAAAACCATGTGCGAAAAGGGAATTGTTTCTATAAGTAAGAAAATCAATGATTCTGTTTTTATTTTCTGTATACCATGGTTTAAAGATACCGTCATCCAGTGCGACCAAAAGTTCGTAACTCATCCGAAGTCCTGTTTGTATTTTCCCCGTATCGTCATTTTTATTTTTCTCTAATCTGTCTTTCCATGCCTCACCAAGAATTGACAGGGCATCCATCGATACATCATCCGTTGATTGTTGGTAATCCTTCTTCAGCCTGATTTGCGCAATCATTTCAATCGCCCTGTATATTCTGCCCACAGCGTCCTCATAACGTCCCTGAGCAGCCCTTCGTTCAGCGTTGAAAATGATGTCTTCCGCAATCAAATAGTCTGTTTCTTTGCTTTCCAAGGTATTTTTCATTATTTCAAGCGGTATGAGATATTGAACCAGATATTTCCGATACGGATTTAAAAAATCATAGGCACGGGCATGGTTAAAACGGTCCCATGCATCAAAACCCCTGTAAATTAATAGGTATGTCTGCACTTCCTGTCTCTTCTCATTGCCCAGTGGTAATATGATGGTGTCTTGAAGGATACTGACAGCGCCTGAATAGTCAAATCTTTCCAGTAATGGTTCAAGTTGTGCAATGTTTTTTGCGGCTAATGTATCAAATGCGGCAACCGGTTTGACATATTCCGTCTTATCGGTAACCTTGTGAAGGTCTGAGCGTGTGCCTGAGACAAGAACAATTTTACATTTTCCATCATCTAACGCTGCCGCGGTCAAACCGGCTGTCATCGTCTTTGTTCCGCCGGTATAATCTATAACAATCTCTGCGGATTCAAATCTCTGACGCATTTCATGTATCGTTTCCAGACTCATTCGATAGCACTCATCTAGGTTATCAAAATATTTTATCTTCCGCAATTCCCACGTGTCTTCTTTCAGGCCAGCTTGTGTTGGAATATTTGGCAGGTATGATGTCTCGCAGTCTTTTTTTACTGCCACTCTGTCAGTTATCTGGGTATAGGAGCCCTTCTGCGTTGGAATGTCATCAGAACAGAGAAAAACCGTAAAGTCAGGTTTCATGTCATGTAAAGATTTAAGTATGGGCTGGTGAGAACCACCAATGGTTATTATTAATATTCTATTCATAATCGCATCCTGTAAAGTTAATCACTTATAGTTTTCCTTCAAGATATTTTAGAACAACACTTTTCACCTTTATGGCCAGGCGTATGGCCTATTTCGCGTCTTCTTCAGGAATATCATAATACATTTCATTTGGATATCTTACTTCTACTCCGTAGCTGGACAATATTTCAATATCTCCAAGAACCACCCCTTTACGACAGGTATTTTATCGCCTTTCATAAAGAACCTTTCCTCTTTCAGGAAAAAAGGCAGCACAGAATGAAAGCCTGATGGTATACACAATAGTGTTTATACCAAAAAAAGGGTTCCATGCAATCACTGATATATTTCCTTTATCTTTCAAGAAGGCATTTTTTTTATCTCTTCCACTTCATTTCCCGCATTCATAAATACTGCGAGGTCAATATCCGACCTTACGTTGGGTATTCCGACGGCATACGAACCATAGAGGAGGGCAACGAGCACCTTGCCCTCATTTCTGAGAATGTTGAGCGTGTCTCTCAGTGGTTCTCTTTCTTTTTCTCTTTTCATAATGTCATCAGCCATCACTGTCATCATCAACAGGGATTTCTATCCCTTCTTTGATAATCTGATCAACAAACAGGTTGTCCCTGGTAAAATCTTCTGTGGTAAAAGGGTGTGGTTCTATTCTTGAATCTATTTTTATTAAATATCGATTAAGCCTTTGTCTGTCATAAAATCTGGTGCCTGTGAAATCTTTTGATACCAGAGCAATGTCAATATCACTCCATGTGCCGGCATTTCCTTTTGCATAGGAGCCGAATATTATCGCCCTTTCGATATGAAGTCCGCTTTGAGAAACCATTCGAAGAAATCGTTTGAGTTTTTCCATTATTTCATCTGTGACAAGAGCCATCTATACATCTCCTTTATCTTTGAAAATTGATTTTCCGCAAATTCTCTGGTACATGTCTGATAAAAACTGAAATTAGAATCAGGATACCTGGCTTCAATATTAAAATCGTTAACATCTGCCAGAAAGGCCATCTGGTCTTCTGTAAAGGAAATTTTTGTATTTTCGGCAAGTTTTGCAAGATTATGAATCTTGGGCGGCATTTCCTGTTTATCCATTACATAAAATGCCTTGAGTGTCTTCTCAATAACCAGATGTCCTATAAACAGACACCAGTCATATTTTTTGTTTTGAAAAAGAGTTTCTGCAACGTCCAGGTCATGGGCCGCCGATTTCAGCCAGTAGTCAATGTTTTGTTTCATATCCATAAGTCACTTAAATTATTTGTATACTTTGAGCACATCGAAACTATAGTTTTCTTTTCTCGTACTCTCCTGATTCACGAATCTTTCATATGCGTCATGGTTGACAAATATTTCCCAGTTTTATAAACCCCATTGGTAATTTACTGTTAACAAGATGTTTTGATTTCCCGTATCTTCTTTCTGTACTGAGTTCCTGAGCGATTGTCATGGATATAAGACCGCTGCCCCAGCCAAGGCGAAAGAGGCAACCGCCTTTTGTATGGTCAGAGATTTTGCTGAACCCCTGCCATTGAGCAGAGCTTTTTATATTTTTCATGCTTCTTATCATCCCATTTTTTACCCGGTTTGATAACTTCAAGCATTTTCTTCGCAACTGTTTTCATAACGTCTGCCGATATTTCAGCTTTTTCTTTTTCAATGCCATCCACCAAACTAATGTTCATAGCTCCTTTATCAATATCTTTAAATGAAATGTCATTTAGAGCAGAAATCTCTCCATCTTTAACACTTTTCATAAAACCGATAAATTTTTCAGGATTGCAATGAGATTTTAGCTTGTTAAATCTTGCCATCAGGTTATCATCTGCAACAGGGGGTATGACTGCCTTGCTGTGTTCCTTTATACCCAGTGAAACAACTTCATTAAAATATCCATATCCAACGTTGGTCTTGCCGCCAGCGCCAAGTTCTGTTAACCCACCCTTTAACCATTTTACGGATTTTTCAAGCAAGGATTTGTCTGTTGAAAACAGTGAAAATATAAATGCTTTGCCAGGCGCAACAGCAAGAAAAAATATTGGTGTTGGGTTAAGATAGTCAGCAGGCGGCTTATTGCCCTGATAGTAATCGCCATAATGAGGGTTCATAATATCAACCTCAATCTCTGGAAATTTATCTGGTATACCATCCAGGAAAACTACCTTGCCCTCACGGTTGGAATCTGAAACCATGCCTTTATCCTCTGAGCCAAATACTTCCAGTAGTTCACTATGTACAGCATCACCTATATTTTCCGCATAAGCCCTTGCAAGTCCTTTAGCACTACTCGCAGGCAGGAATGGGAAGCCGTAGAGATGGTGCAGTGTTAAACCTGTTTCCAGTACGTGCGCGCCGCCCAGTCCGGAAATAAAACGATAGTCCGTAGACATTGTAAAACATTCAATATAATAGCCTCGTTCCTTATAATTTTCCAAAAGCGCCTTGTGCCTGTTTTTGTATGATTCCAGATATGATTCCAGAATGGGTTCTTTTATCAAGTAAGAATCAAGGATTTCTCTATGGATATTTTTTTTCTTTTCCCAGTTGCGATCCCAATCTACATACTTATTAAACAGTAATCCGAAATTGCTGAACTTTCGAAGTTTACCATGCGGTAACACAAAACTTCGTGTATTTTCCGGTAACGGAATGGCCATGTTATTCACCTCCGTCCTTTGGCAATACGGCGTCTGCAAATCTTTTAAGCCAGTTTAAAAACGAGAGGCATTCTATTGTTATGAAACGATATTTATTGCTATCAACAGCCATAATCCTTTCAATTAATTTCTCATGCGTAGCCCTTCCCCAATTTACGGCATTTGGTTTTGTAAGCCAACCTTGTAAATCCTCATAAACCTTTTCTTCAGGGTTGGAGTCGTTATTTTTACCTTTTGATTTTAAGAAAGCAAGGGTTTGCCCAAGTCCATTGGTAAGTATTAAGGTAGGCAGTTTCATCACGATACTGCGGTACTCTTTTTTGAACCTGGGGTTGTTTATTTCTTCATTCACATATTGAATACAACTCCACGCTTCGGCAGCTCTTTTTTGTTCTAAAGTCTGTACTCTGCTCATTTGTTATCTCCGGTAATATTTGTATTGTTCGGTTGAGCGTTACTACCGTTAAGAAGCCTTATATTTACTATGCCCCTGCCAATGGTTGTATCTCCTCCAAATTGCGCCCGTTTGCCGTTAAGTTTGGATATAAAAACCATTATGTCTTTCGCGTTTTTTAACCCAACAGGTCTGTTCTCTTCATCCCGGAATGGATCGTTTGCCATCACCACTGAATAAAGGAGGGTATCGGGGGTCAATG
The Candidatus Brocadiaceae bacterium DNA segment above includes these coding regions:
- the cas2 gene encoding CRISPR-associated endonuclease Cas2; protein product: MFLVVTYDIIDDKRRSRVAKTMEDYGTRVQYSVFECNLDEDIFEEMLAALTGHIDHEKDSIRFYILCKGCVTSVKMLGKGELTEDEDVYIL
- the cas1 gene encoding CRISPR-associated endonuclease Cas1, coding for MATIYLTEQGSKLSKTSKRLIIEKDGQTLLEIPDFKIERVLIFGNVQITTQAMAFLLDNGIEVSFLSLYGKYRGRLSPVESKNAHLRIRQYQRHLDNEFRLVLAKAIVQAKLHNGRELLMRYARNHPEIDFEEDKKQLEDCIAKLRHKESVNSAMGVEGAAAAVYFKAFGKMLRGELKFEKRQRRPPKDPVNALLSLGYTLIGNEMHSIVCAIGFDPYIGFFHGVDYGRPSLALDLIEPFRHAIIDRFTLYLLNTHILSEGDFTDRGEEGVFLSDNARKRYFAEYEKYMTKKVISNLHDDKKAYRDLFKIQAHAMHTATLDEKDFDAYRIMD
- a CDS encoding TIGR02710 family CRISPR-associated CARF protein, with product MNRILIITIGGSHQPILKSLHDMKPDFTVFLCSDDIPTQKGSYTQITDRVAVKKDCETSYLPNIPTQAGLKEDTWELRKIKYFDNLDECYRMSLETIHEMRQRFESAEIVIDYTGGTKTMTAGLTAAALDDGKCKIVLVSGTRSDLHKVTDKTEYVKPVAAFDTLAAKNIAQLEPLLERFDYSGAVSILQDTIILPLGNEKRQEVQTYLLIYRGFDAWDRFNHARAYDFLNPYRKYLVQYLIPLEIMKNTLESKETDYLIAEDIIFNAERRAAQGRYEDAVGRIYRAIEMIAQIRLKKDYQQSTDDVSMDALSILGEAWKDRLEKNKNDDTGKIQTGLRMSYELLVALDDGIFKPWYTENKNRIIDFLTYRNNSLFAHGFSAINSSLYEEKVPLILEKISLLLKTIYKSEKKKRIEMVQLPQSTIQLTK
- a CDS encoding nucleotidyltransferase domain-containing protein produces the protein MADDIMKREKEREPLRDTLNILRNEGKVLVALLYGSYAVGIPNVRSDIDLAVFMNAGNEVEEIKKMPS
- a CDS encoding nucleotidyltransferase domain-containing protein, which encodes MALVTDEIMEKLKRFLRMVSQSGLHIERAIIFGSYAKGNAGTWSDIDIALVSKDFTGTRFYDRQRLNRYLIKIDSRIEPHPFTTEDFTRDNLFVDQIIKEGIEIPVDDDSDG
- a CDS encoding HEPN domain-containing protein; this encodes MKQNIDYWLKSAAHDLDVAETLFQNKKYDWCLFIGHLVIEKTLKAFYVMDKQEMPPKIHNLAKLAENTKISFTEDQMAFLADVNDFNIEARYPDSNFSFYQTCTREFAENQFSKIKEMYRWLLSQMK
- the cmr6 gene encoding type III-B CRISPR module RAMP protein Cmr6 is translated as MAIPLPENTRSFVLPHGKLRKFSNFGLLFNKYVDWDRNWEKKKNIHREILDSYLIKEPILESYLESYKNRHKALLENYKERGYYIECFTMSTDYRFISGLGGAHVLETGLTLHHLYGFPFLPASSAKGLARAYAENIGDAVHSELLEVFGSEDKGMVSDSNREGKVVFLDGIPDKFPEIEVDIMNPHYGDYYQGNKPPADYLNPTPIFFLAVAPGKAFIFSLFSTDKSLLEKSVKWLKGGLTELGAGGKTNVGYGYFNEVVSLGIKEHSKAVIPPVADDNLMARFNKLKSHCNPEKFIGFMKSVKDGEISALNDISFKDIDKGAMNISLVDGIEKEKAEISADVMKTVAKKMLEVIKPGKKWDDKKHEKYKKLCSMAGVQQNL
- the cmr5 gene encoding type III-B CRISPR module-associated protein Cmr5; translation: MSRVQTLEQKRAAEAWSCIQYVNEEINNPRFKKEYRSIVMKLPTLILTNGLGQTLAFLKSKGKNNDSNPEEKVYEDLQGWLTKPNAVNWGRATHEKLIERIMAVDSNKYRFITIECLSFLNWLKRFADAVLPKDGGE